The following coding sequences lie in one Pontibacter sp. G13 genomic window:
- a CDS encoding pyruvate carboxylase, whose product MSQHIRKFNKILVANRGEIAIRVLRAISELKIQSVAIYSYEDRYSLHRYKADEAYMIGDREEPLKPYLDIEAIIATAKRKGVDAIHPGYGFLSENVTFARRCAEEGIVFIGPRPEVMDQLGDKVRAKELAKSVDVPMIPDSQIKLLKLADAAAEAERIGYPIMLKAAAGGGGRGMRVVNNEEELAKSFYEARNEAKNAFGDDTVFIEKFIENPKHIEVQLLGDSHGEVIHLYERDCSVQRRFQKVVEMAPSTLPQETRDQLYEYALRIGKKVSYNNAGTVEFLVDKHGAVYFIEVNPRIQVEHTITEEITGVDIVRSQILIAAGARLSDPQIYLKSQEDVPCNGFAIQCRITTEDPKQNFKPDYGRIIAYRNGGGFGIRLDEGSCYPGVRISPFFDSMLVKVSAWGRTLKGSTQRMHRALREFRIRGVKTNISFLLNVMSHPTFIAGDATVGFISNHPEILQVSPGLDRGTKALKFLGNVLVNGNPNVKNYDPERTFRSPIIPPFDRAEPYPEGYRDKLKSMGRDKFVEHIRQENRILYTDTTFRDAHQSLLATRMRTMDMFLAAESFAKNHPEVFSMEVWGGATFDVCLRFLKEDPWRRLEIFRQKMPNMLLQMLLRGSNAVGYKAYPDNLVISFIEQAAETGIDIFRIFDSLNWLEAMKVSIKTVRERTDSLAEACICYTGDITDPTRTKYNLQYYVDLAKQLEDEGAHILAIKDMAGLLKPMAAQELVGALKDAVHLPIHLHTHDTSSNQATSYLKAVEAGVDIVDLAIGSMSGLTSQPNFNSFAAMMKGHEREMPMDLDRLNQFSNYWEVVREHYYPFESELRAGTAEVYQHEIPGGQYSNLLPQARSLGLEEQFETIKENYAAVNQMFGDIVKVTPSSKVVGDMALFMTSNNLTANDVLDQGETISFPDSVKSFFRGDLGQPYGGFPERLQRMVLKDEIPYTDRPNAHLAPIDTEREFQEFRQAYPDSRMDFQDFISSKLYPNVWPAYYEHLQTYDDVSKIPTEQFFFPMKPNEEILVKIDPGKKLLIQYLYMLEPNEEGMRTVFFRLNGVTRSVEIRDEQIAVEVVQNQKATADNQIGAPLQGKLTKIFVEPGETVQKNQPLFVIEAMKMESTITSNVAGVVRNVPLTGGTMVEQGDLVVEME is encoded by the coding sequence ATGAGTCAACATATCCGCAAGTTCAACAAGATCTTGGTGGCTAACCGCGGAGAAATAGCCATCCGAGTGCTCCGGGCCATTTCGGAGCTGAAGATCCAGTCTGTTGCCATTTATTCATACGAAGACCGCTACTCACTCCACCGTTACAAGGCCGATGAGGCCTACATGATTGGTGACCGCGAAGAACCCCTCAAACCCTACCTGGATATCGAGGCGATTATCGCGACCGCCAAGCGCAAAGGCGTGGATGCGATTCACCCGGGATATGGTTTTCTGTCAGAGAATGTCACATTTGCCCGCAGATGTGCCGAGGAAGGAATCGTGTTTATCGGGCCTCGACCGGAGGTGATGGATCAACTCGGAGACAAGGTGAGAGCAAAGGAGCTCGCCAAATCCGTGGATGTTCCCATGATTCCCGATAGCCAGATCAAGCTACTGAAATTGGCGGATGCCGCTGCCGAGGCTGAGCGCATCGGATATCCCATCATGCTCAAAGCCGCCGCAGGTGGTGGAGGTAGAGGAATGCGGGTCGTAAACAATGAGGAGGAATTGGCCAAATCCTTCTATGAGGCTCGCAATGAAGCGAAAAATGCCTTCGGGGACGATACCGTTTTCATCGAGAAATTCATCGAAAACCCCAAGCATATCGAGGTGCAGCTGTTGGGCGATTCTCACGGTGAGGTCATTCACCTGTACGAACGGGATTGCTCGGTGCAGCGCCGATTCCAGAAGGTGGTCGAAATGGCTCCTTCCACTTTGCCGCAAGAAACGCGTGATCAGCTGTACGAATATGCCCTGCGAATCGGAAAGAAGGTCTCCTACAACAATGCAGGGACCGTTGAATTCCTCGTGGATAAGCATGGAGCGGTGTATTTCATCGAGGTGAATCCCCGAATTCAGGTGGAGCACACGATCACCGAGGAGATCACGGGCGTGGACATCGTTCGTTCTCAGATCTTGATTGCTGCAGGAGCGCGTTTGTCTGATCCCCAGATTTACCTGAAATCTCAAGAAGATGTGCCCTGCAATGGATTTGCCATTCAGTGTCGCATTACCACTGAAGATCCGAAGCAGAACTTCAAGCCGGATTACGGTCGGATTATCGCCTATCGAAATGGTGGAGGATTCGGGATCCGTCTGGATGAGGGATCATGCTATCCGGGTGTTCGGATTTCGCCCTTCTTTGACTCCATGCTGGTGAAGGTCTCCGCTTGGGGCCGCACGTTGAAAGGTTCTACCCAGCGGATGCACCGTGCCTTGCGTGAATTCCGGATTCGCGGTGTCAAAACCAATATTTCCTTCCTCCTCAATGTGATGTCTCACCCGACCTTCATCGCGGGGGATGCCACGGTTGGATTTATCTCCAACCATCCGGAGATTCTTCAGGTGAGCCCGGGGCTGGACCGAGGTACCAAGGCGCTGAAGTTTTTGGGGAATGTGTTGGTCAATGGCAATCCCAACGTCAAAAATTACGATCCGGAGCGAACCTTCCGGAGCCCCATTATCCCGCCATTTGACCGAGCTGAGCCCTATCCAGAAGGCTATCGAGATAAGCTCAAATCGATGGGTCGGGACAAGTTTGTGGAGCATATTCGTCAGGAAAATCGAATCCTATACACGGATACCACGTTCCGCGATGCCCACCAATCCTTGCTGGCGACGCGCATGCGGACGATGGATATGTTCCTCGCTGCGGAGAGTTTTGCCAAGAATCACCCCGAAGTCTTCTCCATGGAAGTTTGGGGAGGGGCGACCTTTGATGTGTGCCTCCGATTCTTGAAGGAAGATCCGTGGAGACGCTTGGAGATTTTCCGACAGAAGATGCCCAACATGTTGCTGCAAATGTTGCTTCGTGGTTCCAATGCGGTGGGGTACAAGGCCTATCCGGACAATCTGGTCATCTCCTTCATCGAGCAGGCGGCCGAAACGGGAATCGATATTTTCCGGATCTTCGATTCGCTCAACTGGCTTGAGGCCATGAAGGTGAGCATCAAGACTGTTCGCGAGCGCACGGATTCCTTGGCGGAGGCGTGTATCTGCTACACGGGCGATATCACCGATCCGACCCGCACCAAATACAATCTCCAGTACTACGTCGATCTCGCCAAGCAATTGGAAGACGAGGGTGCGCACATTCTCGCCATCAAAGATATGGCGGGCTTGCTCAAGCCGATGGCCGCGCAGGAATTGGTTGGCGCATTGAAGGATGCCGTACATCTGCCCATTCACCTGCATACGCATGATACCAGCTCCAACCAAGCGACTTCCTACCTCAAGGCAGTGGAAGCAGGAGTGGATATCGTGGATCTAGCGATTGGTTCTATGTCTGGCTTGACCTCTCAGCCCAACTTCAACTCCTTCGCGGCGATGATGAAGGGCCATGAGCGGGAAATGCCGATGGATCTCGACCGATTGAATCAATTCTCCAACTACTGGGAGGTGGTGCGCGAGCATTACTATCCGTTTGAGTCAGAACTCCGCGCCGGAACAGCGGAAGTGTATCAGCACGAGATTCCCGGCGGACAATACTCCAATTTGTTGCCGCAGGCACGTTCGCTCGGTCTGGAGGAGCAATTTGAGACCATCAAGGAAAACTATGCAGCGGTCAACCAGATGTTCGGCGATATCGTCAAAGTGACGCCTTCCTCCAAGGTGGTAGGGGACATGGCACTGTTCATGACTTCGAATAATCTGACTGCGAATGATGTGCTCGATCAGGGCGAGACCATTTCCTTCCCCGATTCGGTGAAAAGCTTCTTCCGCGGAGATTTGGGCCAGCCCTACGGAGGATTCCCCGAGCGTCTACAGCGGATGGTCCTCAAGGACGAAATTCCCTACACCGATCGCCCAAATGCACATTTGGCGCCGATCGACACCGAGCGCGAGTTTCAAGAGTTTCGCCAAGCCTATCCCGATTCGCGGATGGACTTTCAGGACTTCATTTCCAGCAAGCTCTATCCCAACGTCTGGCCTGCCTACTATGAACATTTGCAGACCTATGACGATGTGTCCAAGATCCCGACCGAGCAGTTCTTCTTCCCGATGAAGCCCAACGAGGAAATATTGGTGAAAATCGATCCCGGCAAGAAACTGCTGATCCAATACCTCTACATGTTGGAGCCCAATGAGGAAGGCATGCGTACGGTGTTCTTCCGGTTGAATGGCGTGACCCGATCTGTCGAGATTCGCGACGAGCAAATCGCCGTGGAGGTCGTTCAGAACCAAAAAGCGACGGCCGACAATCAAATTGGTGCGCCCCTGCAGGGGAAATTGACCAAGATCTTCGTGGAGCCCGGCGAGACCGTCCAGAAGAATCAGCCCCTCTTTGTCATCGAGGCCATGAAGATGGAGTCCACCATCACTTCGAATGTCGCAGGCGTCGTCCGGAATGTACCATTAACTGGCGGTACGATGGTCGAGCAAGGCGACCTCGTCGTCGAGATGGAGTAG
- the speD gene encoding adenosylmethionine decarboxylase has translation MEALGRHVLVELYDCDPVLLDDVAAIEQLMIEATDAAEATIIDASFHHFSPIGVSGVVVIQESHLAIHTWPESGYAAVDLFTCGPEINPWTIYDFLHAKLKAGHGSAMELLRGQSRLMRPARPIQPGPASGATPIPPPFTRRSWMTDRMDHLALSVRYEGARLLRRETPFQRIELYQTPAFGKLLVSDGRIVYGERDEYVYHEMAVHVPMQAHGGVKRVKVLGGGDGGLVRELLKYPEIEYISVLEIDAELLEICQAHFPQMVEGFSDKRVSVEFGDSLDWKPEEEGFDLILVDFEGAPISSAIPQWIKGLNPSGMVAVPGGMPRLAVETFQHIGKEMKAIFQGGTVAPFIMPISTLPGGMSSFWLGSRKGGELPQWISPPSQHALPAKATKHYNRAVHSAAFALPNDLIG, from the coding sequence ATGGAAGCACTAGGACGCCACGTATTGGTGGAATTATATGATTGTGACCCCGTTTTGCTGGATGATGTGGCAGCCATTGAGCAACTCATGATCGAGGCTACAGACGCCGCCGAGGCCACCATTATCGATGCCTCATTTCACCATTTTTCCCCCATTGGAGTCTCGGGAGTCGTTGTCATTCAGGAGAGTCACCTCGCGATTCATACTTGGCCGGAATCAGGGTACGCAGCCGTCGATCTCTTCACTTGTGGCCCTGAAATCAATCCGTGGACCATCTACGATTTCCTGCATGCCAAACTCAAGGCTGGACACGGTTCTGCGATGGAGTTGCTCCGCGGGCAATCGCGATTGATGCGGCCAGCTCGTCCTATTCAGCCGGGACCTGCCTCGGGTGCAACGCCCATTCCCCCTCCATTTACCCGAAGAAGTTGGATGACAGACCGGATGGATCATCTCGCATTGTCCGTTCGATACGAGGGCGCAAGACTGCTTCGGCGAGAAACGCCTTTTCAGCGAATCGAACTTTACCAGACGCCTGCTTTTGGGAAGCTGTTGGTGTCGGATGGACGAATCGTGTATGGGGAGCGAGATGAATACGTCTACCATGAGATGGCCGTCCATGTTCCCATGCAAGCGCACGGTGGGGTGAAACGGGTGAAAGTTCTGGGAGGAGGAGATGGGGGGCTTGTGCGTGAATTGCTCAAATACCCGGAGATCGAGTACATCTCCGTTTTGGAAATAGATGCGGAGCTACTGGAGATTTGTCAGGCTCATTTTCCGCAGATGGTGGAGGGCTTTTCGGATAAAAGGGTATCTGTGGAATTCGGAGACTCGCTGGATTGGAAGCCTGAGGAAGAGGGCTTTGACTTGATTTTGGTAGATTTTGAAGGTGCTCCGATTTCATCCGCTATTCCTCAATGGATCAAGGGGTTGAATCCATCAGGAATGGTCGCTGTTCCCGGAGGAATGCCGAGATTGGCAGTGGAAACATTTCAACACATCGGTAAGGAAATGAAAGCCATTTTCCAAGGTGGAACCGTGGCGCCCTTCATCATGCCGATCTCTACATTGCCGGGGGGGATGAGTAGTTTTTGGCTGGGAAGCAGAAAGGGAGGTGAGCTCCCTCAATGGATCTCACCTCCCTCGCAACATGCACTTCCGGCCAAGGCGACCAAGCACTACAATCGTGCTGTGCATTCAGCGGCGTTTGCCTTACCCAATGATCTTATTGGGTGA
- a CDS encoding gliding motility-associated C-terminal domain-containing protein, giving the protein MHLFTKAMWVLHLPIFLMGYFQMLNATPTSDKVQCVTTISTLVVADTCGKSTGSITLNHDGLAPFTYTWSHDANLNQPVATGLDAGSYSVSVSDGNGCSVSANVIVTYYTPLFLLGSSVPDTCQAGVGIASVLLLDPNAGTAPYSYEWSANAGGQITNTATNLTPGTYVCTVTDAEGCRATFTTSIVSVNNSLEAFVSPAPIPCYGDVTGSAVALPTGGSGEYLYEWTEAGDPTIIGTDSTITNLSAGSYVMTVYDANGPGCFVPQPFELFEPSQIEAEFDLTPATGCKVNDAIINMTPSGGTPGYTYLWQDGSVDALRFNVAPGLYDITITDANGCELDATIVVESNAGPVIDVEVIQADNCGLGEGIARVNIQPGTGLAPYQVVWWTNESQPTDSAIYAYNLYGTQGTSNEYTAIVIDSDSCVVRYDFPVPGADPLEITSLTSEPEYCELANGSAAVTVAGGTQPYTYEWTTSPQGTDSEVYNLIEGTYQVTVRDFFNCTVQEQIFVEKEIPMEVSTIIVDETCFGSKDGTAEAVVTGGYPPYDYFWTTDPPQITDIAIEMSAGEHDLTVTDARGCEVGALAIIDTEGFVEASFTSLPDTNSVLILGNHSVEFINTSIGAYQYEWDFGDSTTSTAIEPVHTYTDSGTYYVELKAYEQTIGCADSITLGPFIVKSQGTVFMPTAFSPNGDNRNDVYLVKGTLFNTYQLRIFNRWGQQVFESVNPEEGWNGQDQKSGGDVPEGVYVYFLEATLADGERTVIKQGNINLIR; this is encoded by the coding sequence ATGCATCTTTTTACCAAAGCCATGTGGGTGCTGCATTTGCCGATATTCCTGATGGGATACTTCCAAATGCTCAACGCTACCCCCACTTCTGACAAAGTACAGTGTGTCACCACCATTTCCACGCTCGTTGTAGCAGACACCTGTGGAAAGTCTACGGGATCGATCACGTTGAACCACGATGGACTAGCGCCCTTCACCTACACCTGGTCTCACGATGCCAACCTCAACCAGCCGGTTGCCACTGGCCTTGATGCAGGAAGCTACTCAGTTTCGGTTTCCGATGGAAATGGTTGCTCAGTTTCTGCCAATGTCATCGTCACCTATTACACCCCCCTTTTCCTGTTGGGAAGTTCTGTACCAGATACTTGCCAGGCAGGGGTCGGAATTGCCTCGGTCCTGCTCTTGGATCCAAATGCAGGAACAGCCCCCTATTCCTATGAGTGGAGTGCCAATGCAGGTGGGCAGATTACCAATACAGCCACCAACCTTACGCCTGGGACCTATGTGTGTACTGTAACAGATGCTGAGGGCTGCCGAGCGACCTTCACCACTTCTATTGTTTCAGTCAACAATAGCTTGGAGGCATTTGTCTCTCCCGCTCCCATTCCATGCTACGGCGACGTCACGGGATCAGCGGTCGCATTGCCTACGGGTGGTAGTGGTGAATATCTCTACGAATGGACCGAAGCTGGAGATCCGACCATTATCGGCACAGATTCCACCATCACGAATCTTTCAGCAGGATCTTATGTGATGACTGTTTACGATGCCAATGGCCCCGGATGCTTTGTTCCTCAACCGTTCGAGTTGTTTGAACCATCTCAAATCGAAGCAGAATTCGACCTCACTCCTGCAACAGGTTGTAAAGTCAATGATGCCATCATCAATATGACCCCTAGCGGCGGAACTCCCGGCTACACCTACCTCTGGCAAGATGGTTCTGTGGATGCCTTGAGATTCAATGTTGCACCCGGTCTGTACGACATCACCATCACAGACGCCAATGGTTGTGAGCTTGATGCCACCATCGTTGTCGAAAGTAATGCTGGCCCAGTCATCGATGTCGAGGTCATTCAGGCAGATAATTGTGGCCTTGGAGAAGGGATCGCTCGGGTGAATATTCAACCGGGAACCGGCCTCGCTCCCTACCAAGTCGTTTGGTGGACCAATGAATCCCAGCCTACCGATAGTGCCATTTATGCCTACAACCTCTATGGCACACAGGGAACCTCCAATGAATACACAGCCATTGTCATCGACTCTGACAGCTGTGTAGTTCGTTACGATTTCCCAGTACCGGGAGCTGATCCACTAGAAATCACCTCCTTGACCAGCGAGCCTGAATACTGCGAATTGGCCAATGGCTCCGCAGCCGTAACAGTCGCTGGAGGTACTCAACCATATACCTACGAATGGACCACATCCCCTCAGGGAACCGACTCTGAAGTATACAATCTGATCGAGGGCACCTATCAGGTGACCGTTCGAGATTTTTTCAACTGTACTGTTCAGGAGCAAATTTTCGTGGAAAAGGAGATTCCTATGGAGGTCTCAACGATCATTGTCGATGAAACCTGTTTTGGTTCTAAGGACGGTACCGCCGAAGCGGTCGTCACAGGAGGCTATCCTCCCTACGATTACTTCTGGACGACTGATCCCCCTCAGATCACCGATATCGCGATCGAGATGAGCGCTGGTGAACACGACTTGACCGTAACTGATGCGCGAGGATGTGAAGTGGGAGCATTGGCGATCATTGACACTGAAGGATTTGTAGAGGCAAGCTTTACCTCCTTGCCCGATACCAACTCGGTCCTCATCTTAGGCAACCACTCTGTGGAGTTCATCAATACTTCCATTGGTGCCTATCAGTACGAATGGGACTTTGGAGATAGCACGACCTCCACGGCCATCGAACCTGTGCACACCTACACGGATTCCGGCACGTACTACGTCGAGCTCAAAGCTTATGAGCAGACCATTGGATGTGCAGATTCCATCACACTCGGACCATTCATCGTCAAAAGTCAGGGCACGGTCTTCATGCCAACTGCCTTCTCTCCAAATGGCGACAACCGCAACGACGTATACTTGGTGAAGGGAACGCTCTTCAACACGTATCAGTTGAGAATCTTCAACCGTTGGGGTCAGCAAGTCTTCGAATCTGTGAATCCAGAGGAAGGCTGGAATGGCCAAGACCAGAAGTCCGGAGGAGACGTGCCTGAAGGTGTCTATGTCTATTTCCTCGAAGCTACGCTGGCAGATGGTGAAAGGACTGTCATCAAACAAGGAAATATCAACCTGATCCGATAG
- a CDS encoding transglutaminase domain-containing protein: protein MIDAFSRICLSIFLLGTLLAPLAAFAQSPYFKAQKPQIVTFSEFEHFQESYPSDYLLALDQHWEFTFEVDEAPIVRVVKDDALLGLSSFFNYEHSEFYHDLCTIEKFQMVSSEGKDLGETLHTKSYAPRGIFHDDSRVAWIDVNYFSYRHQAYFHLEKTYHDPKYLTTLYFHEAFPIQEKKLVFHIPKEMEVEIKAFNLEGFDIQRSEEETDEGKTLTFTAKKLAGRPDHENMPGPSHYLPHLVVLTKAYTSNDKRIPLLEDIQAQYAWYKSLVNELETDTAQLNQLVAEVTEGLDTDHEKAKAIFEWVQSHIRYIAYEDGIAGFKPDEAHLVCAKRFGDCKGMSHLTCEMMRIAGLDARHAWIGTKRIAHDYSIPSLATDNHMIACLNIGGERLFLDPTERYLAYGRYADRIQGQDVLIEDGDTFEIDRIPVVFAESNTERWNMNLRIQGNAFIGEGTWELRGECQSDLLWGLEDIAKRDVPKVLEEAMKMGNENSFIDSLQYSSLSPHADELAVTYSSTFPSRVHQFGEDLILDLHFRSPYTEDTMEAERWADWQIDFPTKRTFEIVLDLPEGYMIKHLPEPVHASGDNFSIICLFSESDNQLILRQEYLFEQNHLPASIHQTWNDLVDQLNAFAHQQVILTRS, encoded by the coding sequence ATGATAGACGCTTTTAGCAGGATTTGCCTGTCCATTTTCTTGCTGGGCACCCTACTTGCCCCGCTTGCAGCCTTTGCTCAGAGTCCTTATTTCAAGGCCCAAAAGCCACAGATCGTCACCTTTTCTGAATTTGAGCATTTTCAGGAAAGCTACCCATCCGATTACCTCCTTGCCTTGGATCAACACTGGGAGTTCACCTTCGAAGTGGATGAAGCCCCCATCGTCCGCGTCGTCAAGGATGATGCATTACTTGGGCTATCTTCGTTTTTCAACTATGAGCATTCGGAGTTTTATCATGACCTCTGTACGATCGAAAAATTTCAGATGGTTTCATCCGAAGGAAAGGACCTAGGCGAAACCCTCCACACCAAATCATATGCGCCTAGAGGTATTTTTCATGATGATTCCAGAGTTGCCTGGATCGATGTGAATTATTTCTCCTACCGCCATCAGGCCTATTTCCATCTGGAAAAGACCTATCACGATCCCAAGTATTTGACCACGCTCTATTTCCATGAGGCATTTCCCATTCAGGAAAAGAAGCTCGTATTCCATATTCCCAAAGAAATGGAAGTCGAGATCAAGGCATTCAATCTGGAAGGATTTGATATACAACGCTCAGAGGAAGAGACAGACGAAGGCAAGACCCTCACCTTCACTGCCAAAAAGCTTGCTGGAAGACCTGATCATGAAAATATGCCTGGGCCTTCCCATTACCTACCCCATCTTGTCGTGCTGACCAAAGCCTACACTTCCAACGACAAACGCATTCCCTTGCTGGAAGACATTCAAGCTCAGTACGCTTGGTACAAAAGTCTGGTAAACGAATTGGAGACGGACACTGCTCAGCTCAATCAATTGGTGGCAGAAGTAACCGAAGGCCTTGATACGGATCATGAAAAAGCGAAAGCTATCTTCGAATGGGTTCAATCGCACATTCGATACATTGCCTACGAAGACGGGATTGCAGGATTCAAGCCAGATGAGGCGCATTTGGTGTGCGCCAAGCGATTTGGGGATTGCAAGGGCATGTCCCACCTGACTTGCGAAATGATGCGGATTGCTGGACTCGATGCAAGACATGCATGGATTGGCACAAAACGGATCGCTCATGACTATTCCATCCCTTCATTGGCTACGGACAATCACATGATCGCATGCCTGAATATCGGAGGCGAGCGATTATTCCTTGATCCTACCGAACGCTATCTGGCCTATGGAAGGTATGCCGATCGAATTCAAGGGCAAGATGTGCTGATTGAAGATGGAGACACATTCGAAATCGATCGAATCCCCGTCGTGTTCGCCGAGTCCAATACCGAAAGATGGAACATGAATCTCCGCATTCAAGGAAATGCTTTTATCGGCGAGGGAACGTGGGAATTACGGGGAGAATGCCAATCAGATCTTCTCTGGGGACTTGAAGATATTGCAAAAAGAGATGTCCCAAAAGTACTGGAAGAAGCCATGAAGATGGGCAATGAGAACAGCTTCATCGATTCCCTTCAATATTCTTCTCTGTCGCCGCACGCAGATGAACTAGCAGTCACCTATTCAAGCACCTTTCCCAGCAGAGTACATCAATTCGGGGAGGATCTGATTTTGGATCTGCATTTCCGCTCTCCTTACACGGAGGACACGATGGAGGCAGAAAGATGGGCAGATTGGCAAATCGATTTTCCGACCAAAAGGACCTTCGAGATTGTCTTGGATCTTCCTGAAGGATACATGATCAAGCACTTGCCAGAACCGGTGCATGCCAGTGGCGATAACTTTAGCATCATCTGCCTATTCAGCGAATCCGACAATCAATTGATTCTCAGACAGGAATACCTATTCGAGCAAAATCATCTACCAGCATCCATTCATCAGACATGGAATGATCTCGTCGATCAATTGAACGCTTTTGCCCACCAACAAGTCATTCTCACCCGCTCATAA